One genomic segment of Hordeum vulgare subsp. vulgare chromosome 2H, MorexV3_pseudomolecules_assembly, whole genome shotgun sequence includes these proteins:
- the LOC123430408 gene encoding uncharacterized protein LOC123430408 codes for MDLRAFYFQAAQAAATATEDDDMTLTPKLFPGAGLQQEGQSSGGASPVAMGVNSDVTGSGAGARDLICPECGKAFPSDKALYGHLRCHPGRRNKGTIRPATPVASASSVARGDAKARKVLWMEDDLPTKWPLTAKRGRTPTVATSVSVQPVSVLESTYSAEEEAANTLLDLSQQARNAVAVAEQKMEMIRAGQLQLPSDHVADPVASPDHEQPVAVVPDMAAGADALQHVQVQEREWPAPVEHIFGIILQPKAPVVEPSSFIAASEPVIVNNSALVVVRDEDKTISPGAKKPKKRRLHDPVSQSPDSSHPPPHPHPEDVRPPVRRIPSPASDRRYACPSCYKSFPTHQALGGHMASHNRAIRCAAAQQVDGLAVARAVQNILAHRQRQDGANASASASLHDGEDLQISLRPPKPVSHICVRCRQIFATGQALGGHMRKHFLAERLQAAAAPPALAAAAAAMAIAPPAPAAAAAVPVAQYGALRDFDLNEMLPWE; via the coding sequence ATGGACTTGCGGGCCTTCTACTTCCAGGCGGCGCAGGCGGCGGCGACGGCCACGGAGGACGACGACATGACGCTGACACCCAAGCTCTTCCCCGGCGCAGGGCTGCAGCAGGAAGGCCAGAGCAGTGGCGGCGCCTCCCCGGTGGCGATGGGGGTGAACAGCGACGTCACGGGAAGCGGCGCCGGCGCGCGCGACCTGATCTGCCCCGAGTGCGGCAAGGCCTTCCCGTCGGACAAGGCCCTGTACGGGCACCTCAGGTGCCACCCGGGGAGGAGAAACAAGGGGACGATCCGCCCGGCCACGCCGGTCGCCTCCGCTTCTTCTGTGGCCCGCGGAGACGCCAAGGCCAGGAAGGTGCTGTGGATGGAGGATGACCTCCCGACCAAGTGGCCGCTGACGGCCAAGCGCGGGCGCACTCCCACAGTGGCCACCTCCGTCAGCGTGCAGCCCGTGTCCGTGCTCGAGTCCACCTACAGCGCGGAGGAGGAGGCTGCCAACACTCTCCTCGACTTGTCCCAGCAGGCCCGCAACGCCGTTGCGGTTGCGGAGCAGAAGATGGAGATGATACGGGCCGGTCAGCTCCAGCTACCGTCTGACCATGTCGCCGACCCCGTCGCGTCGCCGGACCACGAGCAGCCTGTGGCTGTGGTACCAGACATGGCCGCCGGCGCCGACGCGCTGCAGCACGTGCAGGTGCAGGAGCGTGAGTGGCCTGCGCCGGTGGAGCACatcttcggcatcatcttgcAGCCCAAGGCACCGGTGGTCGAGCCGTCCAGTTTCATCGCAGCGTCGGAGCCTGTGATTGTGAACAACTCTGCACTCGTCGTGGTCCGCGACGAGGACAAGACCATCTCCCCCGGCGCCAAGAAGCCAAAGAAGCGACGGCTCCATGATCCAGTCAGCCAGAGTCCAGATTCCTCTCATCCGCCGCCACACCCACATCCCGAGGACGTCAGGCCGCCGGTGAGGCGCATCCCGTCGCCGGCGTCGGATCGGAGGTACGCGTGCCCGTCGTGCTACAAGTCGTTCCCCACCCACCAAGCCCTAGGCGGCCACATGGCGAGCCACAACAGGGCCATCAGGTGCGCCGCCGCGCAGCAGGTGGACGGTCTCGCCGTGGCCCGGGCCGTGCAGAACATCCTGGCGCATCGCCAGCGCCAAGACGGTGCCAACGCCAGCGCCAGCGCCAGCCTGCACGACGGTGAGGATCTCCAGATCAGCCTCCGGCCGCCGAAGCCGGTGTCACACATATGCGTCCGGTGCCGTCAGATCTTCGCCACCGGGCAGGCGCTTGGCGGCCACATGCGGAAGCACTTCCTGGCGGAGAGGCTGCAGGCGGCCGCTGCTCCGCCTGCTCTAGCCGCAGCGGCGGCGGCTATGGCCATAGCTCCGCCTGCCCCGGCCGCAGCTGCAGCAGTGCCAGTGGCCCAATATGGGGCTCTCCGGGACTTTGATCTCAACGAGATGCTGCCGTGGGAATGA